The Drosophila bipectinata strain 14024-0381.07 chromosome 2L, DbipHiC1v2, whole genome shotgun sequence genome has a segment encoding these proteins:
- the LOC108131144 gene encoding luciferin sulfotransferase-like: protein MYISRPIESSATRSMVQVQCQGLNGAGPSWVPLKQDWSQRWCTLSGLYTADYAERVGGFQTRDSDVFLVSFMKCGTTWLQELSWLLLNQLDFEQSSKSYIMQRSPYLEYSSNSPLIKMDSIKICDDLQSTPRLIKSHLPAQLLPREIWEKRRKIIYVARNPKDVVVSSYHFLTGTGYWRGNMDEYVDQFVAGRIFLTSFWSHVIDFYRMRSEENIFFVTYEKMKEDLENVIRRLSAFLESPDLSQTEMKNLLEYLSFENMKASTYGNPTARIKSTLQVSDDFEFMRRGIVGSYKDELNFDQKRKIDNWTRCCLEEYGLTEFDIFGNV from the exons ATGTACATTAGTAGACCCATAGAATCATCGGCAACAAGATCGATGGTTCAGGTACAGTGCCAGGGACTGAACGGAGCTGGCCCCAGTTGGGTGCCATTGAAGCAGGATTGGAGCCAACGATGGTGCACTCTCTCCGGGCTCTATACGGCAGACTACGCTGAGCGAGTGGGAGGCTTCCAAACACGGGATAGTGATGTGTTTCTGGTCTCGTTCATGAAGTGCGGCACCACCTGGTTGCAGGAATTGAGCTGGCTTTTGCTGAACCAACTCGATTTCGAACAGAGCTCGAAAAGCTATATAATGCAAAGGAGCCCTTATCTGGA GTACTCCAGCAATAGTCCCTTGATAAAAATGGATTCCATTAAAATATGCGATGACCTACAGAGTACTCCGAGGCTCATTAAATCCCACTTGCCGGCACAACTGCTGCCCCGTGAAATTTGGGAGAAAAGGCGAAAAATCATTTACGTGGCTCGCAATCCGAAGGACGTAGTGGTGTCCTCCTATCACTTCCTGACTGGAACCGGCTACTGGAGAGGGAACATGGACGAATATGTGGATCAGTTTGTGGCTGGCAGGATATTTTTGACATCCTTTTGGTCCCATGTCATCGACTTTTATAGGATGCGCAGTGAGGAGAACATTTTCTTCGTAACCTACGAGAAAATGAAAGAGGATCTTGAGAATGTTATTCGGCGACTATCCGCTTTCTTGGAATCCCCCGATTTAAGCCAAACTGAAATGAAGAATCTACTGGAATACTTGAGTTTTGAAAACATGAAAG CTAGCACCTATGGCAACCCCACCGCACGAATTAAGTCCACTCTACAGGTTTCTGATGATTTTGA GTTTATGCGACGTGGCATTGTCGGCTCTTATAAGGACGAGCttaattttgatcaaaagcGCAAAATCGACAACTGGACCCGCTGCTGTCTTGAGGAATATGGATTAACAGAGTTCGATATTTTTGGGaatgtttaa
- the crp gene encoding uncharacterized protein crp, with amino-acid sequence MSAAPVTAIKTEEVILENAEYNSAEELDEELQLQLEDSGGENTYHIEYTTEPAHQISGSQRRQSSMSGTNTSKGGGGGGGGGGGGGVSDGDSSGKPLVDSEKRMRREIANSNERRRMQSINAGFQSLRSLLPRHEGEKLSKAAILQQTFQYIVELENQKTQLLTQNSELKRQVGEHEAGGGGGGDNGAHSGGGNYNDSNVNGGGNATAVAIKKRKLTDNVINIQAISDSSDEGLGSMSPEPMTLLTAGGAAATKLSRDSILAAKELIEMKKQLEKERSLRRLLEDELQMIKRQLYSVATAPPGTAVAAAAGGTGGGYIPREVIEHTDNFVRNEDLEELGGTVSYVEIDEMTGQQQVVVCSSIEELEADAAAEIITEDQVHEEVILSSNSSTESENEVNVNAIAKVYAEGSAAMLQPILQAAIKATPKVEVERIHEKIVKVKTEKHDPHGQVTQATTHYPHPHRQNLETIVQAIRHLEGDHLFADGSGGNAPEIKFSQQHHQVAGHHQQGQQHHRLAQDAPLALTTTGKQNVALAELRPFLHLKSGGNKQVIITAKTAKDGGGLVTSSSSTTVTPTAIFKVQSGAGSHAAATSGTIITGTNANGSPQQVTITTSLKQCRPGVIVAKKLPSS; translated from the exons ATGTCCGCCGCACCGGTTACCGCCATCAAAACGGAGGAAGTTATTCTAGAAAACGCCGAATACAACAGCGCCGAGGAATTGGATGAAGAATTGCA attACAACTAGAAGATTCCGGAGGAGAGAATACGTATCACATCGAGTACACCACCGAGCCGGCTCATCAGATCTCCGGTTCGCAGCGCCGCCAGTCGAGTATGAGCGGCACTAATACCTCCAAGGGCggaggaggcggcggcggcggtggaggaGGGGGCGGAGTCAGCGACGGTGACTCCTCTGGCAAGCCCCTGGTCGATAGCGAGAAGCGGATGCGTCGCGAGATCGCCAACAGCAATGAGCGACGTCGCATGCAGAGCATAAACGCCGGCTTCCAGAGCTTGCGATCACTGCTCCCGCGGCACGAGGGCGAGAAGTTGAGCAAG GCCGCCATCCTGCAACAGACCTTCCAGTACATCGTGGAACTGGAGAACCAGAAGACACAGCTACTCACCCAGAACAGCGAGCTGAAGCGCCAGGTGGGCGAGCACGAGGCCGGCGGCGGTGGAGGAGGCGACAATGGCGCCCACTCCGGTGGCGGCAACTACAACGACTCAAACGTGAACGGAGGCGGCAATGCGACGGCGGTGGCCATTAAGAAGCGCAAGCTGACCGACAACGTCATCAACATCCAGGCGATCAGCGATAGTTCCGACGAGGGTCTCGGCTCCATGTCCCCAGAGCCCATGACCTTGCTGACGGCCGGCGGAGCAGCGGCCACCAAGCTGAGCCGGGACAGCATCCTGGCGGCCAAGGAACTGATCGAAATGAAGAAGCAACTGGAGAAGGAGCGCAGCCTGCGCCGGCTCCTGGAGGACGAGCTGCAGATGATCAAGCGGCAGCTGTATAGCGTGGCTACCGCACCGCCGGGCACGGCTGTGGCAGCGGCTGCTGGCGGCACCGGCGGCGGATACATTCCACGCGAAGTCATCGAACACACCGACAACTTTGTGCGCAACGAGGATTTGGAGGAGCTGGGCGGCACCGTGTCGTACGTGGAGATCGACGAGATGACCGGCCAGCAGCAGGTGGTTGTGTGCTCCAGCATTGAGGAGCTGGAGGCGGACGCCGCTGCGGAAATCATAACCGAGGATCAGGTGCACGAGGAGGTCATTCTGTCGTCGAACAGCTCGACGGAGTCCGAGAACGAGGTGAACGTGAACGCCATTGCCAAAGTATATGCCGAGGGATCGGCCGCCATGCTGCAGCCCATCCTGCAGGCGGCCATCAAGGCCACGCCAAAGGTGGAGGTGGAGCGCATTCACGAGAAGATCGTCAAGGTGAAGACGGAGAAGCACGATCCGCACGGCCAGGTCACCCAGGCCACCACCCActatccgcatccgcatcgcCAGAACCTGGAGACCATTGTCCAGGCCATCCGCCACCTGGAGGGCGATCATCTCTTCGCCGACGGCAGCGGCGGCAATGCCCCCGAGATCAAGTTCAGCCAGCAGCACCATCAGGTGGCCGGACATCACCAACAGGGGCAGCAGCACCATCGCCTGGCGCAAGACGCCCCCCTGGCACTGACCACCACCGGCAAGCAGAATGTGGCGCTGGCGGAGCTGAGACCCTTCCTGCACCTCAAGAGCGGCGGCAACAAGCAGGTCATCATTACGGCCAAGACGGCGAAGGATGGCGGCGGCCTGGTGacctccagcagcagcacaacCGTAACTCCCACGGCGATCTTCAAGGTGCAGAGCGGGGCGGGCAGCCATGCGGCAGCGACCTCGGGCACCATCATCACCGGAACTAATGCGAACGGATCTCCGCAGCAGGTGACCATCACCACGTCCCTCAAGCAGTGCCGGCCGGGCGTCATAGTGGCCAAGAAGCTGCCGTCGTCCTGA